In a genomic window of Thiohalomonas denitrificans:
- a CDS encoding AI-2E family transporter translates to MPQQENATQDIRPAHPRYVLVGPETPLIWRLALASVILITLLTAIYVARTVVLPIVLALLFSFLLSPIVRFLEGFHIPTPLGAALVMATLVGLAGTALVVLAEPASQWVSRAPEVASELRLRLHGVMEVFRRLSESTRLVERIASGPSAAGPTVDIQGGGLRGFLLGRTWEFVAGLLMMLFLLYFLLATGHMFLRRLVTVIPRFGDKRRAVVMVRHMEREVSHYLFTVGVINTVLGVVVGLVMHVLEMPNPLLWGAMAGLLNFVPYLGPMVTLVVLTAVSVLSFDTLTAALMRPAAFLVLTTLEGQLLTPLILGARLMLNPVVIFVSLIFWGWLWGIVGALIAVPLTMIIKILLDAIPSLRAAGALLSR, encoded by the coding sequence ATGCCGCAGCAAGAGAACGCGACTCAAGATATCCGACCGGCGCACCCGCGCTATGTGCTCGTCGGACCTGAAACGCCGTTGATTTGGCGGCTGGCGTTGGCGAGCGTGATTCTCATTACCCTGCTTACCGCGATCTACGTGGCCAGGACGGTGGTGCTGCCCATTGTGCTGGCGCTCCTGTTCAGTTTCCTTCTGAGCCCCATCGTCCGGTTTCTGGAGGGCTTCCATATCCCGACTCCGTTGGGCGCCGCGCTGGTAATGGCGACCCTCGTCGGATTGGCCGGAACGGCCCTGGTGGTGCTGGCGGAACCGGCTTCCCAGTGGGTATCCCGGGCGCCGGAGGTCGCTTCTGAACTGCGGCTGCGGCTGCATGGTGTGATGGAGGTGTTCCGCCGGCTCTCCGAATCGACCCGCTTGGTGGAACGGATCGCCTCCGGCCCGTCCGCCGCCGGCCCTACGGTGGACATCCAGGGAGGGGGGCTGCGGGGGTTTTTGCTCGGACGAACCTGGGAGTTCGTCGCCGGGCTGTTGATGATGCTCTTCCTGCTTTACTTTCTGCTCGCCACGGGGCACATGTTCCTGCGTCGCCTGGTCACCGTCATCCCGCGCTTCGGTGACAAGCGCCGCGCCGTGGTTATGGTACGGCACATGGAGCGCGAGGTTTCCCATTACCTGTTTACGGTCGGTGTCATCAACACTGTACTCGGTGTGGTTGTGGGGCTGGTCATGCACGTGCTGGAAATGCCCAATCCGCTACTGTGGGGGGCCATGGCGGGGTTGCTGAATTTTGTTCCCTACCTCGGGCCGATGGTGACCCTGGTGGTACTCACGGCGGTGTCCGTGCTCAGTTTCGACACCCTCACCGCTGCGCTCATGCGGCCCGCCGCCTTTCTGGTGTTGACGACCCTTGAGGGACAGCTACTGACGCCTCTCATTCTCGGCGCGCGCCTCATGCTCAACCCGGTGGTGATCTTTGTCAGCCTGATCTTCTGGGGTTGGCTGTGGGGTATCGTCGGGGCACTGATTGCTGTGCCGTTGACGATGATCATCAAAATCCTGC
- a CDS encoding CZB domain-containing protein has product MNKKSEEIDGFNFLNAIEAHVSWKIRLGDYINGTSEEVLDADIVCRDDQCPLGKWIYGQGGELFGDHPKFPTVRDTHMEFHRCAGDVIRLVDSGKIDAARDMLNKGDYAKYSHRIKSELARLSLELDLSKT; this is encoded by the coding sequence ATGAATAAAAAAAGCGAAGAAATCGACGGGTTCAATTTCCTCAATGCCATTGAGGCCCATGTGAGTTGGAAGATCCGTTTGGGAGACTACATCAATGGCACCAGTGAGGAGGTCCTGGATGCCGATATCGTCTGCCGGGACGACCAGTGCCCGCTGGGGAAGTGGATTTACGGTCAGGGGGGGGAGCTGTTCGGTGACCATCCCAAGTTCCCGACTGTTCGTGACACGCACATGGAGTTCCACCGCTGTGCCGGTGATGTCATTCGTCTGGTCGACAGTGGAAAGATCGATGCCGCACGTGACATGCTGAACAAAGGTGACTACGCGAAATATTCACATCGCATCAAGTCCGAATTGGCCAGGTTGAGTCTGGAACTGGATCTCTCGAAGACCTGA
- a CDS encoding sulfite exporter TauE/SafE family protein, whose translation MLDALSATELAYAAAVLFAAYFVRGITGFGSALIAVPLLALVLPVPFVVPIIVLLDYVGSVSHSVRHFHHIRWSDLLPLLPFTLTGILAALFLLRELDPGLLSKALGGFVILYAVYSLLPLPPLRGSRLWAAPLGALAGLIGTLFGTGGPFTVIYLGLRGLGKTAFRGTVATIFVMDGGMRLTGFTVTGLYSADNLLITALGVPLLAAGMYAGGRIHTNLSRQAFVRLVALILLGSGTVLLLK comes from the coding sequence ATGCTCGACGCTCTGAGCGCGACCGAACTGGCCTACGCCGCAGCGGTCCTTTTTGCCGCCTATTTCGTACGTGGTATCACCGGCTTCGGGTCGGCACTGATTGCGGTGCCGCTACTGGCGTTAGTACTGCCGGTGCCCTTCGTGGTGCCTATCATCGTCCTGCTCGATTACGTCGGTTCGGTGAGCCACAGCGTCCGTCACTTTCATCACATCCGCTGGAGCGACCTGCTGCCGCTGCTGCCGTTCACGCTGACGGGGATTCTTGCTGCGCTTTTTCTACTTCGGGAGCTCGATCCGGGGCTGCTGAGCAAAGCACTTGGCGGCTTCGTTATCCTCTATGCCGTCTATTCCCTGCTTCCGCTACCGCCACTGCGAGGCTCCCGCCTGTGGGCGGCGCCGCTGGGCGCCCTGGCCGGACTTATCGGTACACTGTTTGGTACCGGCGGCCCGTTCACAGTGATCTACCTGGGCCTGCGCGGCCTCGGCAAAACGGCATTTCGCGGGACGGTAGCCACCATTTTCGTGATGGACGGAGGGATGCGGCTGACGGGTTTCACGGTCACCGGGCTCTATAGCGCGGATAACCTGCTGATAACCGCGCTCGGTGTGCCGCTACTGGCGGCAGGGATGTATGCGGGGGGACGAATCCATACCAATCTGAGCCGCCAGGCATTCGTGCGCCTGGTCGCATTGATCCTGCTCGGCAGCGGCACGGTCCTGCTACTCAAATAG
- a CDS encoding SHOCT domain-containing protein, whose translation MRRLMALISAGFLVAVLSGCAAGVGAGAAAGAYEYQNKQALEELEERYEAGEITQEEYRERKENIESGSVVY comes from the coding sequence ATGCGTAGGTTAATGGCCTTGATAAGCGCGGGCTTTCTGGTCGCTGTACTTTCCGGGTGCGCCGCGGGCGTGGGAGCCGGTGCCGCCGCAGGTGCTTATGAATACCAGAACAAGCAGGCTCTGGAGGAACTGGAAGAGCGGTACGAGGCTGGCGAAATCACGCAGGAGGAGTACCGGGAAAGGAAAGAGAATATCGAAAGCGGATCGGTCGTCTATTGA
- a CDS encoding RNA recognition motif domain-containing protein gives MKTLFVANLAPETTEDDIRELFSEYGTVRGLRMSRDIFSGRCRGHALIDMEGHEARAAIDNLNGRSYKGSSLRVSEERKWAKGKKGRRR, from the coding sequence ATGAAGACCCTTTTTGTCGCCAATCTCGCGCCCGAGACGACGGAGGATGATATCCGAGAGCTTTTTTCCGAATATGGAACCGTGCGCGGACTGCGCATGTCCCGGGACATCTTCAGCGGCCGCTGCCGCGGCCACGCCTTGATCGATATGGAAGGGCATGAAGCTCGTGCGGCAATCGACAATCTGAACGGCAGATCCTATAAAGGCAGCTCTCTTCGTGTCAGTGAAGAGCGCAAGTGGGCCAAAGGGAAAAAAGGCCGTCGCCGTTAG
- a CDS encoding acetate uptake transporter, which produces MTITDTTANPAPLGLLAFGLTTVLLNMHNAGFFGLDAMILSMGIFYGGLAQIVAGIMEWRKNNTFGTTAFVSYGFFWLSLSGILMFPKLGISEEPSAVAMASYLSMWGIFTAVMFIGTLRLNRALQAVFATLTILFFLLAIGDALESPLIQTIAGFEGMLCGALAIYTGLAQVLNEIYGHTVAPLGLVSSRPRERLAG; this is translated from the coding sequence ATGACCATCACTGATACCACCGCCAATCCGGCACCACTCGGACTCCTGGCTTTCGGCCTGACCACAGTACTCCTCAATATGCATAACGCCGGGTTCTTCGGGCTGGATGCAATGATTCTGAGCATGGGGATCTTCTACGGGGGGCTCGCTCAGATCGTGGCGGGGATTATGGAATGGCGGAAAAACAATACCTTTGGCACCACGGCGTTCGTGTCCTACGGATTTTTCTGGCTCAGCCTATCCGGGATTCTGATGTTTCCGAAGCTGGGTATCAGCGAAGAGCCCAGCGCCGTTGCGATGGCGTCTTACCTCTCCATGTGGGGCATATTCACCGCCGTCATGTTCATCGGCACACTGCGCCTGAACCGGGCGCTCCAGGCCGTTTTCGCCACCCTGACCATTCTCTTTTTCCTGTTGGCGATTGGTGATGCACTGGAAAGCCCGTTGATTCAGACCATCGCGGGCTTCGAAGGGATGCTCTGTGGCGCACTGGCCATCTATACCGGACTCGCCCAGGTCCTCAATGAAATCTACGGCCACACGGTGGCTCCGCTCGGTCTGGTATCATCGCGCCCCAGAGAACGGTTGGCCGGGTAG
- a CDS encoding bifunctional GNAT family N-acetyltransferase/carbon-nitrogen hydrolase family protein, producing the protein MIDTHESDAPEHLLKLRNTRPEDYPDIRAIMDRVYADLGGAWSREQFMAQLGQFPEGQICIEDKGRVVAAAISVIIDYKKFGDRHTYEKITGDGYLTTHDPHGDTLYGVDIFVDPDYRGMRLGRRLYDARKELCRNLNLRAIVAGGRIPGYREYRDEMTPGEYVAKVKAREIFDPILTFQLSNDFHVRKLIPGYMPEDRASGTYATLLEWINIDYEEEEHLIGGPRSRVRIGAVQWQMRPMKTLDALFEQIEYFVDAVSGYQTDFILFPEFFNGPLLARFNQDNPAEAIRHLAEFTDPIREEMQRLALAYNVNIVAGSMPEYDGEMLRNVSYLCRRDGTWERQYKLHVTPDERDLWGLQGGDKLAVFDTDVARVGILICYDVEFPELSRIMADQQLQILFIPYWTDTKRAYLRVRRCAQARAIENECYVVLSGSVGNLPRVENMDLQYSRAAIFTPADFSFPHDAIADEATPNTEMTLIADLDLDALKELHEHGSVRNLRDRRKDLYRVEWEQNE; encoded by the coding sequence GTGATCGATACTCACGAATCCGACGCTCCCGAACACTTGCTCAAACTGCGCAATACGCGCCCCGAAGACTATCCCGATATCAGAGCCATAATGGATCGGGTCTACGCCGACCTCGGCGGGGCCTGGAGCCGCGAGCAGTTCATGGCGCAATTGGGTCAGTTTCCCGAAGGCCAGATCTGCATCGAGGACAAGGGACGCGTGGTGGCCGCAGCTATCAGTGTCATCATCGATTACAAGAAGTTCGGCGATCGGCACACCTACGAAAAGATCACCGGCGACGGCTATCTGACTACCCATGATCCCCACGGCGATACCCTCTACGGCGTCGATATCTTTGTGGATCCGGACTACCGGGGAATGCGCCTCGGGCGTCGGCTGTACGATGCCCGCAAGGAGCTGTGCCGCAACCTGAATCTGCGCGCCATCGTCGCTGGCGGCCGCATTCCCGGGTACCGGGAGTATCGGGATGAGATGACCCCCGGAGAGTATGTTGCCAAGGTCAAGGCCCGCGAGATTTTCGATCCGATCCTCACCTTCCAGCTTTCCAACGACTTTCATGTTCGCAAACTCATTCCCGGTTATATGCCCGAAGACCGTGCATCCGGCACCTACGCGACACTGCTGGAATGGATCAACATCGATTATGAAGAAGAGGAACATCTGATCGGCGGGCCAAGGAGCCGGGTGCGCATCGGTGCCGTGCAGTGGCAGATGCGGCCGATGAAGACCCTGGATGCGCTGTTTGAGCAGATCGAGTACTTCGTCGATGCCGTGTCCGGCTATCAGACCGATTTCATCCTGTTTCCGGAGTTCTTCAACGGGCCGCTGCTGGCCCGCTTCAACCAGGACAACCCCGCCGAGGCCATTCGCCATCTGGCCGAATTCACGGATCCGATCCGGGAAGAGATGCAGCGGCTGGCGCTCGCGTACAACGTCAATATCGTCGCCGGCAGCATGCCCGAATACGACGGCGAGATGCTGCGGAACGTCAGCTATCTGTGCCGTCGCGACGGCACCTGGGAGCGTCAGTACAAGCTGCACGTGACTCCGGACGAGCGGGATCTGTGGGGACTTCAGGGTGGGGACAAACTGGCCGTCTTCGATACCGACGTGGCAAGGGTCGGCATCCTGATCTGCTACGACGTGGAGTTTCCGGAACTCTCGCGGATTATGGCAGACCAGCAGCTGCAGATCCTTTTCATCCCCTACTGGACCGATACCAAGCGCGCCTACCTGAGAGTACGCCGCTGTGCCCAGGCCCGGGCCATCGAGAACGAATGCTATGTAGTTCTCTCCGGTAGCGTCGGTAACCTGCCTCGGGTGGAGAACATGGACCTGCAGTACTCCCGGGCCGCCATCTTCACGCCAGCGGATTTTTCGTTCCCGCACGATGCCATCGCCGACGAGGCGACCCCCAACACGGAAATGACCCTGATCGCCGACCTCGACCTGGATGCGCTAAAAGAGCTGCATGAACACGGCAGCGTCCGCAACCTGCGGGACCGGCGCAAGGACCTGTACCGCGTCGAGTGGGAGCAGAACGAGTAG